From Methanocella paludicola SANAE, a single genomic window includes:
- a CDS encoding phosphotransferase family protein produces MAEYREEVEKYLSEVFAKPVRLVRILPMGAEPGEKELKGFGYGKPYAVDYIVEGEMRSSVLSSMKVQKGFGHDTFADRASAILWQNMAFNTLPNHVRSLDAGFFTKYGGLKSAGEADEFFILMDRVGGLEYYRDLDRIRDTHFFHPLDVDRALALSDYLAYIHSQKHDEPVLYHRRIRELVGSGECIMGLVDSYPKDFKFYSESDFERMEQKCVEWRWKLHDKVHRLCVVHGDFHPWNIMFRNGVDFTVLDRSRGEYGEPADDVSCMSMNYLFYSLQKYGELKGEYKDLFERFIENYLIKSGDFDMVKYMPPFYVFRALVVASPLWYPGLKPEIRVKLFNFIDNVLDADEFDYKNADQYLKK; encoded by the coding sequence ATGGCAGAGTACAGGGAAGAGGTCGAAAAGTACCTGTCGGAGGTCTTCGCGAAGCCGGTACGGCTGGTGAGGATCCTGCCGATGGGCGCCGAGCCGGGGGAAAAGGAGCTAAAAGGATTCGGCTATGGTAAGCCATACGCGGTAGACTATATCGTCGAGGGCGAGATGCGGTCCTCGGTCCTGTCCTCGATGAAAGTGCAGAAGGGCTTCGGCCACGACACGTTCGCGGACCGGGCCTCCGCCATTTTATGGCAGAACATGGCCTTTAATACGCTGCCGAATCATGTCCGATCGCTCGACGCGGGCTTTTTTACCAAATATGGCGGCCTCAAGAGCGCAGGCGAGGCCGACGAGTTCTTTATATTAATGGACCGCGTCGGCGGCCTCGAATATTACCGTGACCTGGACCGTATCCGTGATACCCATTTCTTCCACCCTCTGGATGTAGACCGGGCCCTGGCGCTCTCTGACTACCTGGCCTATATCCATTCGCAGAAGCATGACGAGCCCGTACTTTACCATCGTCGTATCCGGGAACTGGTGGGTTCGGGCGAATGCATCATGGGCCTGGTCGACAGCTATCCGAAAGACTTCAAGTTTTATTCGGAGAGCGACTTCGAGCGCATGGAGCAAAAGTGCGTGGAATGGCGCTGGAAGCTTCACGATAAGGTGCATCGCCTGTGCGTCGTCCACGGCGACTTCCACCCGTGGAATATCATGTTCAGGAACGGCGTCGACTTTACGGTCCTCGACAGGAGCCGGGGCGAGTACGGAGAGCCTGCCGACGATGTCTCCTGCATGAGCATGAACTACCTGTTCTATTCGTTGCAGAAGTACGGGGAGCTCAAGGGAGAATACAAGGACCTTTTCGAGCGCTTTATCGAGAATTATCTAATAAAGAGCGGCGATTTTGACATGGTGAAGTACATGCCGCCGTTCTACGTGTTCCGGGCCCTGGTGGTCGCCAGCCCCCTCTGGTATCCCGGACTGAAGCCAGAGATCCGTGTAAAGCTCTTTAATTTCATCGATAATGTCCTCGATGCCGATGAGTTCGACTATAAGAACGCCGATCAATACTTGAAGAAGTGA